The segment GATAGAAAGATGAATTAATGCTTCTGTCAATTAAGAAGCTGTAAAAGTACAAACATCATCATGCTTAAGTGTTATTGTGATGTTGTAGTGGAGTCCTGTGTTAGTTGAGTTCCATTTTTAAATGATCAGTCCACAAAACTCCACAGCGATTTTAAATGACTTAAAACATTCCGTAAAGACTGTCATTCTTAACTGTAATCTGAGAGACGGGCTGTGTGGTGGTCGCAAACATTCTGATGTAAACGATTAAAGtaatggtggtgctgtgttttcCAGTGGTGCTGTGGCGCCCCCTTTTGGTACAGAGCAAGTTGTTCAGCTATttgaactctttttttttttttttttttttttttactgtagaaaGACTTTGGTGCAAAAAGGGATTCTAATGGAAACAGCTACTTGTGTAAAATAGTCCCTTCGGCCCACCAATTCTCGGACATAGCCAGTCTGTGCAGATGTCCGACTAGCCGATaggagagctgagatttgaactcgagaGCTCTAGATGTCAGCAGTGGTGAACTAGCATGTTTAGTGCTGCAACACCCAAGTGGCAATTTTATTATCTTCATatgtattgtatatttatttattaggattttaacatcatgttttacaaactATGGTTAAATTCATGACCCAAGATTCAGTTCAAATTTTAAtctcacacagtcatggacaattttgaatctccaattcacctcacttgcacgtctttgtactgtgggaggaaaccggagctcccggaggaaacccacacagaggacccggactgccccgcctggggatcgaacccagcaccttcttgctgtgaggcaacagtgctacccaccgagccacccgtGCCTACTCGTATGTATTGTATAACCTGAACTCTATTGTAATTATGTTTCAAATTTATTAGAATATCACTTTAACTTTATTTACAAGCTATAAAGTATTATAGCAAAGTACACTGTAGGAGTCAACAGAAAGAAACCAAGACATGCAAAgctgtttataaatgtattacaaaGTTAATTCAGCACAGCACGACGAGGGTGAGTATGATTAAGATgagtgggggaggggggggatgATTACAAAGAACTGACTTCTGTGTTTTCTGGAacggtgacacacacacacacacacacacacacacacacacacacagagtgagagagtgagtgagagagagaaagagagagagagagagagagagagagagaggtatcagtttaatgttaattatttaatcattacttaaatgttatttattcaaCACCATGTTTTTTATCTACCAACATGACATTACATTTGAGCTACATGAGAATAATGTTgggaaaaaaaaagatcaaGTCTGAAGCCAGATCATGCTTCATGTTGTCATGATCATGTGATTGCTGCAGATTTGTCGGCTGCACTTTATACCACAAAAGTGCAGGATGtggtaatttaataataaataaaattaatgtatTCTAAACTCATTGTCATGTGTTTGCACAGTTGATCATGACTATTGTTATGGGCCGTGGCCCTAACCCTTACATAAATATTACAGGATAAGAAATTGTAGTCATAAAGAGTTTTAACAACTGAACAGCCTCAGTGCCGATCCCAAGCCCAAATACAAATTGGATGGCTGTGTCAGGTACTTGCGTCAGGCATTTGACTTAGTCAAGTATGCCGACCAAatccgctgtggtgacccccCATATATATACGGGacccgaaagaagaagaaagttGCAAAATGTGTTGGTGTCTTAAACAAAGCAGCTCCTCTTGAtgaactgtttgtgtgtgtatcttaCCTGCTCTCTAAAGATAACAATGGGCTTCTCAAACACAATCCAGTCCACAGACTGGCAGCAGGGGGGAAAGGTTTCGCCTCAATGGTAAAAATACAACTGGCTGCTTTCTGGAGGCATCAGGTCCATCAGTGCTGGTGGTGTTACTTTTACTGATTGTcctgaataacattaaagaagaaaaatgagagcaaacatcatgtttttcagATCAGttttcattgtgtgtgtgtgtgtgtgtgtatgtgtgtgctacACACCTGGGTATTTCAAGCTGGGTATAACATCAGATAGGGCCTTAAAAGCCTCATGCACTGTGTGACCAATCTGTGAACACAGCAGatttctaaaaaataaacatttgccTCAAACAAATACACTTCATGGCTTTTTCAAACTCTACTACAACTAGACACACTCATAAGGGAGCAACAATCagaaccttttatttatttgcatttggaTTAAACAGTAAAGCAATGCGCATACCTGTGTCATGGATTTTAGCAACAGTCCAGGAGTTTTGCGCTACATCAAAGCCTGTGAAGTTGAGTGGTGGAATGGTGTTGTTTTTTATAACTCTGTGACCCAAACTGATGGGCGATTGGTGTCTGGTGTCATCAGGCGTGCACATGGAAAAggtttccatccattcatacagACCTGCAGTTACAAGTGGCACTTGACAGCGTGAGATTTTCAATCACCAATCACCATAAACAgggaataaagaataaaaagggAATAAAGAGAGGTACTACAAGATATGTACATTTCTCCACAAAACCTTTAAAAGCTGATAACATTAAAGCCATAATCAGCTGGACCGTCATTTTCAGCCAGCACTCCATTGCCCTGAAAATGTCTACAGTTAACATTTGTATTTCAATTACTTGCAAtgatctacactatatggccacaaGCATGTTGATCCCCTTCTTAGTATTAAGTTCAGGCATATAAAATATGTCCACTATCTCTGTCTGACCATACAAATACTTCTTTGACTACACGCCAAAACCTTAACAGATAAATGGACACTGTCATAGTTGCAGTTTTAGAGGGATACCATGGAATggtggtctcttgccaaggtcTGGAGGCATTTTGGCAGTCAGACTTTATACTAATGCAAAACTGTGGAAGCACATTcccgacacctacatatatatattaaaaaaatccagCACCTAATTTTTTGCTGTGTGATCATATTCAGATACTAAGTCATGATGTACACTGAGGCTGAGAAATATGCACTCCGCTCTCAATTCAAATtgtcagctgttggaaatgtattcatttataaggattttaatgtcatgtttcacacactttgattacattcatgacagaacaggtagttactcgctACACAattaatcagtttacaagtttattgtcaaatacactcactctctcactcactttcttaaccgcttatccaattagggtcgcggggggtgctgaagcctatcccagcttttcaatgggcgcaaggcacacagtaacaccctggacggggtcgccagtccatcacagggcggacacacatacacacacattcacctatagggcaattcaacgAACCCTGCATCCATAGACCGCCAGTCCTGATGAGACATGTCTACACAAGGTTTGTCTTGCCTCATGGCCTGCCAGTTTATTAAAAAAGGGTCTGAATGAGTCTATTGGGTTTATAAGGACACCTTCATGAGTGGACAAAATACgagaaacaataacaatatatcAATATTAATGAGCTATTGAGTGAGAGGGTGATGACATGGCACAACCAGGTAGTTAAGTAAACTGCTCAAGGCTCATAACCTCATACTTAGTTACAGTAATgagttctgcatgttctccccaagtGTAAGTGGATTTTCTCCAGGCACTCATTTACCCCACCTCATAAAAACATGCATAAGGCGGTCATGTACTCTGCAGTCTGCACCCCAAAACATACCAAAATGTCAATAATGTTTAAACCAGGTGATTGGTAAAGAACAtggaagattttttttttttacaagtatgtatgtgtttcaagaacatttggaaaaataaacattttacttacttaGTTGACTGCTATGTATACCTAATTGTAATGTTTAGGCACTTGAGTTTTATTTGGTTGTTTCTCCATTTAAAGTGCAGGTATTTCCATGTACACAATTACtagctttttttctttgtttttaatagTCTGGTTTGTACATACATTTGCTGCCTGTCAGCGTCTCGTAAACAAAGAGgtacacaataaaaaagaaggaagagAAATGTAGACATGCTTTAttgctatattttattattgtcagAATATATTGCAAAACATTCAATAATGCAAGCCACGGCTCAGACTTAAATAATATGTTTCAATCTAATCAATGAACATTCAACATGGATTATTGCAGTAGGCATTTCAATTCCCAGCCAGTGTGGTCTTGCTGTTTTTTGGAATAACTGAAATTATTAATCACACAGAACTATTTCTGAAAACATCAACAccaaacaaccaaacacaaccaAGAGCCAACAGCAAACAACTTTCTTATATTTGGTCAAGAACTGTagtaaacataaaaatactaGACAACTCAATACAAATGCCCTCAATAAAAAAATAGCCCTCCTCTCAGCCACATTATATACATGTACCCAACAGATGTACAATATGACTCTGGTATGGTATGCAATATCACtaatttaaacttttttatACCAATTTAATGGCATTACTGTTTACCATTAATGCTTCATCTACTGTAAATAACTTAATTACAGTGCCTTTCAATAGTTCAAAACATAGAGTGGCTGGCTGCAAGTACATCAAGATCTTCCACCAAATTAAATCAAACCACAGTCGATGTGTATCAATATGTTGTTGGCACAAACAAGATCTTTGCAATGTACATTATCCCTGCAATCGACAAACAAAAAACCCTCAACTGATGCATCCTACACAATGCACCTTTAAACATATTCACCAAAACCTCAATGTATCcttcttgtaaaaaaaaaaaaaaaacacaatcccAACACTACAGCACTGAATACTACATGAATGTGATCGTTTACTGAATTTTTCCAAGCAATCTAAGCAGAtccagttttaaaaagtgctccACTGGACGTACCGTCCTGAAAGGTTTTTATGTCAAGTGGTTATTACAGATGTGAAAATCACACGCAGCATCTACAGACGAGGACCAATCCCAGGTCCCAttgacccatgttgctgtgcagcactgtCAGCTAACAACAGTTTAGTTGATGACGTTTTAAAACTGAATCTCAGTATGTTAGGCTGAAACCCAATTTACCCATATTTTGTTTGCATATTTACTCAGATTTAGGTTGTTGTGAATCTGATTCTCTATACTAAAATGGCatcatcatttaaataaatagctgGTTACATTTTGTTTTCCTGTATAGAGCATTCTGATCTTTGGTTTACAGTATTCTAACATAGCTTATCGAAGGTCAGCATATCAGTGTTAATTTTTATTGCATAGTATCATATTGGTTTAgcattcttaaaaaataaatgcaggCTCTGCTTTTAAACAAAAGCTACATTATGAACATTACCTGCAAACTGACAGCCTTAGCTTTTATCATTACAAGAATGCTTTGATTTAGCATTAATGTTTAAACTATATAGATGGAAAGTATGCTGGTTATGAAGACTAGGCAGATGAAGAAGTGCTGGCTCTGAGTGCCTCCTTTAGCTGAATTGCTGATAACAGCGGAGGAAACAAAGACTGGACGATCGAGGTTGGACTGAATGAAACGATAATTCTCCACCAACTGCTTCCTCACCGAGTCATTTTTGCCTGAGTAATAAACATGCTTAGTAAACTGCAGATACTGAAacacagagaaagaaagaacagaaatgagtgCATCTTCTTTCCACACTAAGAAAAGCCAGGCAAAATGACAGTACAGTcagctataaaaaaaaattgtttaacACTGTTTTAAAGCTTTGTAGGGTAAATGTAGCATCGTTTCATTCCATCATTtcatattgttttttattttattttattgtctgtAGTATTTAACTGATCAGAGTCAGATCCATTGAAAGTTAATAGttgtttgatttgtttgtttattaggattttaacatcatgtattacactttggttacattcatgaaagaaacagtagttactcttcacacaagattcatcagttcacaaggttatatcgaacacagtcatggacattttagtgtctccaattcacctcacttgcatgtttttggactgtgggaggaaaccagaaaaacatggggagaacatgcaaaaaccttcttgctgtgaggcgacagtgctacccacttagccaccatgccgcccaagtTAATAGTTGACTCCAAATCAATTCCATGTACTGAAATGGATTTGGATCAATGGACTTATCCAAACTAAGGTTGTTAAGTTGGGTGAATGTGATGTGATAGTAATATTCTTAACTCTTCCGTTAAGATTGATACATTTAAAGGAGCAGTCATCCATGGCCAGCCATCCATCAGTTTTACTATTACGACTCATGTGGGATTACCAGTTGAACACAATGGAACTAATCTGTTGAGCTGGTGTGCCCCCAAGAGGCATTTACTCCAACCTATGGAAGATGCTCCCCCACCTTCTTTACTTACCTATTTTACCTGGTACAAAACAGTCAGTGTCTgttgtggaaaaaaaacaagatctgCTCATAAGCCAAGTgatgtgaaaataaataaaatttaataaagtgAATCACTAagctgtttactagtccagttctgtttactagtccagtttcttaaccactaggctacagcttgcccaagTTTATCATGAACTGAGATAGTTTTGAATtgtagcattttattttttggaaGTGACTTTGTGCCTACATGTGTATTTTTGTACCTGGTCTCTGGAGATGACAATGGGCTTCTCAAACACAATCCAGGCCACGTTTTGGTGACAGGGGGGAGTGGTTTGGCCACCCTGATATTGAAAGTACCTGTTATCATCAGCAGGAACAAGGTCTGACAGTGCTGGTGGAGTCACGTTCACCCAGTCACCTGTAAAACAGACCAGATGTTGGCTGGAGGAGGCAGAATAAAGGATTAATGGGCATGGGTGCTTTAAAAAGGTGTAATTACCTGGGTATGGGACCCTGCTGATAGCAGCAGATATGACTTCAAAAggtttatttactttgtttacaATCTAAAAAACAGACATACACACCTagtaaaaacaatattaatgGTTATGTTAAAGAGTACAAAATGATGCATGATTATATGTCTGCATTTAAATTCACATGAAGATGGATACAGTACTGGTTTTCATTCTGTCcagaatttaatttatttgtaccAAAATATTGTTTAGTAAAATCATGAACAAAATTTTTAGTAGTCTAAATATCAATATACCttctataaattaattaaaaaaaaacatctgatcCATGGCTTTATGACTACAACCCATTAAAGTCCAGAAATAATACATGATGCATACAtgccaaataaatacaaataaaaaccaacagatattttctttaaaaaaaaaaaacttcatactgacactgaccacctgccactgttttttttatgacAAAATCTTTAGGTTAAGGTTAAAAGTCCAAGCTTTTCAACATGTTAATAAGATTTCTACATCAATTCTACATCATAATTCAATGTTTAAATGGGCTgagtaatgtaaacaaacaagctgcccCAAGTGTTAAAAACATGTTATTAAAATGATGTTCACATGAGCATGCAAGGACAGTCTcggttaaaaaaaactaaagaggCAATACATTAAAACACGCTGTTATGCAATGCGGATCAATCAGGCATCTGATTTGAGGGGCATTTTCAGATAGTACAAGTTTTGGTTGGGTGAATGTGTAACATCAACTTAGCTAACTTAGGATGGGTATGAAGGATCAACTCTAAAttctgagcttgttggacgtcccattttaaaaccaaataGTAAtcaaatagagtgacctctatacAATCTTTTCAACTAAAACAatggaagtatgtctgtgggaatttgtgcgcaTGTAGTCAAAAGTGCATTTGCATGGCTGGGCGCTAATGTTGGTCATGAAAGcctcaattaatgttccagtttattccaaagctgttcactgGGCAAGCAGGTCAGGGCAggtgcaggtcactgaagtttctttacacctgttagtaattcttgtggctgaaacacattaatttaataattagaaggggtgtcccaatacttttggccatatattgtatttCCTATGTGATTAGAAATTAAATGGGGCTTTAAAGGCTTCTCATTGCACATGGGGTGTTGGACAGCTCAAACAACCTCATTAAAACTACGCCAAACCCACACTGTATTCAAATTCATCAAAGAGTTTTGATCAGTTGGTGTTACACACTTTGCATGTTCTTACTTTTCTTTTATATCTAGAAATCCTTTATAGACTAAAAATGTTGCTATTATATAAATGAAAGCTTATTACTGAAATgcttaaaaacaacatttttcaaagaaagattggaagggatttgcatattttcccCTCTACAgcacataatatcattaaacaatttaaggaatctggaggaatttaagTGCACACTTTACATGTTCTTAGCTTTTTCCCCCATTTGTATTTAAGAATCATTGAGAGATGAAAAATTTAGATATTACATCAATGAAGACGCCCATCATGAGCAGGCCTGACTGTGCACCCGAAGCTGCTTCCACACTGTCAAATCCAGGAGCAAAACCCACTATCTGCATCTATCATCAAACAACAGTGAAAGCAAACAATTCACATCAGACGTACATGTTTAAGTGTGTcattgtcagtgtgtgtgtgtttacctccATCGGAAATCTCTGTTTATTAAGTGTGTGCTCTGATCCATTGGTGGTATTTGACCCCCAGTGGAACCTCATCTCTACAATACGATAGTCATGCTTTAATCCAGCACCCCTTACAGTCATGCCTTCTTGAAACTCCacaacaactacacacacacacacacacacacaaagagaagTTCAGTCATACATCGCATACTTGGTTCCTTGTGATAATCATGTGCTTGGTAAACTAACAAAAACAAGCTTTTCTTTTCATTCTGAGACACAAACTGCTTCACAAGCCTTTTGGTTATTCATGTCATTACACTTAAATATTTACAACAGGACTCATGTGCATGTGTGGCTGGGTCTTAAGAGTATCTTAATCATGGTGGACTGTACCAGTGTGTCGAATGTTAGCCACAGTCCAGGATTTCTGCTTTACACCGAATCCCTGAAGCTCCAGAGGAGGGATGGATTCATTCATCTTCAAATTGGGGTTCAAATTGATGGGGGACTGCGGTGTGGACTGTTTGACACCACATGTGGAAAAGGTCTGTACCCATCTGTGTGCATCTGTTAAACCCAACAAAAGCAAGCTGATTCATTATAGAATGAACTGATCACTAGTAAGCATGGTGCAAATTACTGGTGATGAAATAAAAAGTGAGATTTAACACATTGGGACTTACTGCAACTATCTTCTGTGTAGCAGAAATTAAGATCCGACACTGGAAAATAAACAAGTGTggttaataaaagaaaaattttaAGCTTTCAAAAAAAAGCTCAATAATCAAAAACAAGGCCTCTCTGCCTGCATGTATTTGCAAGATCAGGGCAAAAACAGTCCCTCAAGCTATTTGTGGCTGAGAATGGGAGGTGAGGGCTCTCCAGGGAGGCAGGATAGTATTTCTGTCTCCACTGTTAGTTATGCTTCAGCGTTTGTACAGAGTAAGAAGGCTATCTTTCCCCATATAAGCGTCTGTGCTAGCTGATATGTCATTGTGAAACattatgtgatttcaaacatgaaatatctcgggttaatgctgtctgcaataaaataaaagtcaaagtaaatgtttagATATGGGCAGAACAGAACTGGTGAATGCCCAAAATCGTAACAACCGAGATACAGATGAATACAATCAAATACAGAAACATCATTAACAAAAacaggatctgccatgaagaatgagATAAACTGCCAAAATCCAAGTGCACAAAGCTTGTAGAGTCGTGGAGCTGTAATTGCTGTCTGAATAAAAAGCCTTAATGATTTTgtgaataattataatttttaaattaataaaaaaaaaaaaaaaactattttcacTTTGTGATTATaaatgattaagtgtagatcAATGGTAAgaatccattcaaaatcaaatctgcAACACAAGATATAAAAACAGTCAGGATTTACTGTGTATCCATATTCAGAAGTGTGCTGAAAAGTAATGTTTTGAGAAACCATTAAAACTGTGTATATAAATTGCTGAGCTGTTTATATTTCAATTTTAAGACACGCCAAAATTGTTCAGCTCGGACCTAAAGGTCACAATCAGTTCTACTAAACTATAACCCACTAAAAAATGTGGTAAGAGTGAAAATATGTGAAACCTTTGAATGCTGATGTATTCAGCACCAGTACGAACACTACAGCGGCCTTCAAGCACTCCATACCAAAGCCATTCCTGCAAACAAGGCCACAACAGAAACATGTCAGATACAAGCTTTACACTTGTAAGGGAACTGATTTCGTGTAGATTCatgttaaaacataaaaatgctaTGAGCTAGAGGTGTCAACACCACATAAACATTGGTCAATTCAATTGATCATGAAGGGTCTACTTGGGGAAGGGTTTCTGCCATTCTAAGACATacctgatgggaacactgacagatgcTAATATTAAACAAAGCTAGAGACTAGAAGTTTATttatgattaattatttatactttaaacATGCCCCCTAATGTATACTGTGATTATGATCATAATACAGCACACATAAAGTCTGGTTATATGTCCCTATGTTTTTGGCACGCTACCCGGCAACACTGATGAATTTGTTAATTTGTTGGACACAAACTTCCATTTCAGTCCAGATATTTATAATACAATTCAGGTCAGGACTATGGGAGGTTAATTTTAACAGCTTATTATAGCCAGATTTGGCCATCATGGTGTTTTGCATCATTgtacaacagccaaacattttacatctacatttgGCAATCTAAACAATTCCACTGGCAGCAAAATAACCCCAATACACAATATTACCACCACACTTGATAGTGGGGCGacgcggtggctaagtgggtagcactgtcgcctcacagcaagaaggtcctgggttcgatccccaggtggggcggttcgggtcctttctgtgtggagtttgcatgttctccctgtgtctgcgtgggtttcctcccacagtccaaagacaagcaagtgaggtgaattgaagaaactaaattgtccatgtttgatataaacttgtgaactgatgaaccttgtgtgatgagtaactatcgttcctgtcacgGATGTAACCAaaaattgtaaaacatgacgttaaaatcctaataaacaaacaaacaaacttgataGTGGGTGTTGTTTCCTTGTTTTATCAACCACAAAACTCCATACTTCATAAGGCTTTTGCGCTGTCCATCAGCAACTAACTTGTATGACAGCACTAACCCTGTATGACAGCATCTAAGCCCAAGGTGACACAAAGCCAGCTTGACTATGATGAGCTTCTTACTAATTGTGGCTTAGCATTATGGTTTTAGTCAAACTTTAGGGGTATATATAGGGGAACAGATGAGTGACCAGCTGAAGTGAATCAAAATCACTAACAAGGAATAATAAAAACTTTATAGAACTATCTACCACCACATTGATCATatgtataaagaaataaatatcagaaaataaacactgaaattTGGATCTACTGTC is part of the Trichomycterus rosablanca isolate fTriRos1 chromosome 7, fTriRos1.hap1, whole genome shotgun sequence genome and harbors:
- the LOC134317490 gene encoding carbonic anhydrase 4-like, translating into MMIIKTLWRNGFGMECLKAAVVFVLVLNTSAFKVSDLNFCYTEDSCNAHRWVQTFSTCGVKQSTPQSPINLNPNLKMNESIPPLELQGFGVKQKSWTVANIRHTVVVEFQEGMTVRGAGLKHDYRIVEMRFHWGSNTTNGSEHTLNKQRFPMEMQIVGFAPGFDSVEAASGAQSGLLMMGVFIDIVNKVNKPFEVISAAISRVPYPGDWVNVTPPALSDLVPADDNRYFQYQGGQTTPPCHQNVAWIVFEKPIVISRDQYLQFTKHVYYSGKNDSVRKQLVENYRFIQSNLDRPVFVSSAVISNSAKGGTQSQHFFICLVFITSILSIYIV